A region of the Caballeronia sp. TF1N1 genome:
ACGAATGCGGCATACATCTGCGTGGACAAGTCGCCTTGCCACACCGAATCGTTGTCACCGTAGAGCCACAGCGAAGGCAAACGAACGTTCTCGCCATAAGCGCCGAAGGCATCGACGAGATTCTTTTGCCAGCCGGCGCATTCGTCCTGACGCAGACCGCCCGAGAAATTGATGAGACCGCGCACGCCCGGCGCCGCGACCGCTTCGCGCGCACCGTAGGCCATGGTCGTCAAGCCGCCGTGCGAGGTGCCGCCCACGACGATATGCGTCTTGTCGACATAAGGCTGCTGGCTCATGTACGCGACCGCTGCGGCGACGTCTTCCGCCTGCGCGAAGCCGTTGGCTTCGACATCGCAACCATGACCGGCGTAGTCGCCGCCCGAGCCCGCGAAGCCGCGGCGATTCGGCACGACCACGACATAGCCATGACGCACGAACTCGCGTGCGAGCGCGACCGGCCGATTGCGCGGTTGGGCGTGCGAGTCGCCGGGGAGCTTGCCGTGGTTGAAGACGATCATCGGGAAAGGACCCGCGCCGTCCGGTTTGAAAACGGTCGTTTCGAGCGAGATGTCGGCTTCGGGAATTTGAACGATGCTTTCGTTCAGACCATTGCCGACGACCGGAAGGTGAGCGTCGAGCGCGTCAGGAATTTGGCCAAAGACGGGGGCTGAAAGCCCTTCGGAAGGACGAACGCCGCCAATCGGTTCGGCTTTCACGACAGTCGTGAAGAACGATGTCGCAAGTGAGCACACCATGCTGCATCCGACCAACCAGGTTCTGATCGCCATCCCTTAACTCCGCCTCGCTCCGATTAAGGCTTGATTGGCTTGGCCCCAAATGCTCGATTGAAGTCACAAACCTATCTCGCTGCTCATGATGAGCAGTATCGGATGCGGGTTCCGGGAGCCATGCCCAGAAAAGGCATGACAATTGGCTTCAATACGGGGCTTCGCTGCGAACATCGGGGCGCGGCAATGACAGCGCCCTGACGTGAAGAGAGATTAACTGTTCAAAATTGCACTGCACAATAAGCGTAACCCCGTAACCATTTAATTTGAAAGGAGAAATCAAGGAAATTAATACTGAATCGGATTTATATGTTTTAAAGAGACATTTACTTTTCTTTTACGTCACCGTCGATATAGACCCAGTGGCCGGCGTTGTCGCGGCAAAAGCGGCTGGCTTCGTGCAAGCGATGCGCTCGCCCTCCGACCTTGTAGCGCGCGACGAATTCGACTTCCTCGTGTTGTGTATCGATCACAGCGTGACGTTTGATTTGCAAACCGAGCCAGCGTGTGTGCGTGTCGTTCGAGACATCGAGATCGGGCGGGCGGGTTTTGTCGTCCCAGGTCGCGCGCAGGTAGGTCGTATTGCCGAGGACGTAAGCGGTATAGCGCGAACGCATGAGTTCCATGGCGTTCGCCGGAAAGGCGCCGGCTTCGATAAAGCGCCCGCAGCACGCTTCATAACGCGGCGCGCGGGCGTTCGGATGTTGATTGGGCGATGCTCCGCCGCAAGGACATTCCACCGGCTTCATTGATCCACGCTCGGCATGTCGATGCGCCCCGGCTGGTTCTTCACGCGCGCAAGCCACGCGCGAATGGCAGGATAGCTAGCGAGATCGAGACCGGCTTCATCCGCGACATGCGTGTATGCGTAAAGCGCGATATCGGCCACCGTGTAGCGCTCGGCGGCAAAGAACGTGCGCCTGGCGAGATGCTGCTCCATCACGTCGAGCGCGCGGTACGAACCAGCGATCTTGTCGGGCAGCCGCGGATCGTCGTGCTTCTTCAGGAACTGCTTGATGAAGCGCGCCACCGCGACATATGGCTCGTGACTGTATTGCTCGAAGAACATCCATTGCAGCACGCGCGCGCGTTCGAGCCGGTCGGCGGGCAGGAGCGGCGTGCCATCGGCGAGATAGCAGAGAATGGCGTTCGATTCGGTGAGCGCCGTTTGTTCGTCGATGACGAGCACCGGAACCTTGCCATTCGGATTGAGCTTCAGGAACGACTCGGTGCGCGTGGCGCCGTTCATCATGTCCACTTCGTGCCAGACGTAGGGCAGATTCAGTTGTTCGAGCGCGAGCCGCACCTTGTAGCAGTTTCCCGATGACGAAACGCCATGTACCTGATAAGTCACGTGCAATCTTCCCTTGTTATGGATGGTCGTGGCACGGCGCCAACTCTTTAGACCAGTTCGATACCCATGGCCGTCGCTTCGCCGCCGCCGATACACAAGCTCGCAACGCCGCGCTTGAGCCCACGAGCCTTCAGCGCCGCAAGCAAGGTCACGAGAATGCGCGCGCCGGACGCGCCGATAGGATGTCCGAGCGCACACGCGCCGCCGTTCACGTTGACCTTGTCGTGCGGCAAATCGTGCTCGCGCATCGCGGCCATGGCGACTACGGCGAAGGCCTCGTTGATTTCGTAGAGATCGACACCGCCGGAACGCCAGCCGTTCTTCTCGAACAGCTTGCGAATGGCGCCAACCGGCGCGGTCGTGAACAACGCGGGCTGCTGCGCGAACGTGCTGTGACCCACGACTCGCGCGAGCGGCGTCACGCCCAATCGCTTGGCGGTGGATTCGAGCATCATCACGAGCGCGGCGGCGCCATCGGAGATGGACGACGAATTCGCGGCCGTCACCGTGCCGTCCTTGGCAAACGCGGGCTTGAGCGATGGAATCTTCTCGATGTTCGCCTTGAACGGCTGTTCGTCGCGCGCGATGACCGTATCGCCCTTTCTGCCTTGCACCGTGACGGGCGCGATTTCCCAGGCGAAGGAACCGTCGTCGTTGGCGCGCTGAGCGCGTCGCAACGATTCGACGGCAAACGCATCTTGCGATTCGCGCGAAAACTCATACGACGACGCGCATTGCTCCGCGAACGCGCCCATGAGACGCCCCTTGTCGTAAGCGTCTTCCAGGCCGTCGAGGAACATGTGGTCGAGCACCTGACCGTGA
Encoded here:
- a CDS encoding dienelactone hydrolase family protein; protein product: MAIRTWLVGCSMVCSLATSFFTTVVKAEPIGGVRPSEGLSAPVFGQIPDALDAHLPVVGNGLNESIVQIPEADISLETTVFKPDGAGPFPMIVFNHGKLPGDSHAQPRNRPVALAREFVRHGYVVVVPNRRGFAGSGGDYAGHGCDVEANGFAQAEDVAAAVAYMSQQPYVDKTHIVVGGTSHGGLTTMAYGAREAVAAPGVRGLINFSGGLRQDECAGWQKNLVDAFGAYGENVRLPSLWLYGDNDSVWQGDLSTQMYAAFVSHGARAQMTDFGTYKNDAHRLVGDRDGVQVWWPRVKAFLAQVGMPTTVQYQVAEPHSPKATDFANLDAVQSVPFIDESGRNGYRNFLSQYSSRAFAVSNSGAWSWAEGGDDPMSVALASCQKQSADPCKLYAVDNAVVWNEAGEQTQTASR
- a CDS encoding YchJ family protein gives rise to the protein MKPVECPCGGASPNQHPNARAPRYEACCGRFIEAGAFPANAMELMRSRYTAYVLGNTTYLRATWDDKTRPPDLDVSNDTHTRWLGLQIKRHAVIDTQHEEVEFVARYKVGGRAHRLHEASRFCRDNAGHWVYIDGDVKEK
- a CDS encoding glutathione S-transferase family protein, with product MTYQVHGVSSSGNCYKVRLALEQLNLPYVWHEVDMMNGATRTESFLKLNPNGKVPVLVIDEQTALTESNAILCYLADGTPLLPADRLERARVLQWMFFEQYSHEPYVAVARFIKQFLKKHDDPRLPDKIAGSYRALDVMEQHLARRTFFAAERYTVADIALYAYTHVADEAGLDLASYPAIRAWLARVKNQPGRIDMPSVDQ
- a CDS encoding acetyl-CoA C-acetyltransferase, with the protein product MSETSKDSVVIVSAARTPMAAFQGDFASMTAPQLGAVAIRAACERAGLEPARIDEAIMGCVLPAGQGQAPARQAALGAGLPLSTGSTTINKMCGSGMRAAMFAHDMLLAGSADVIVAGGMESMTNAPYLLPKARGGMRMGHGQVLDHMFLDGLEDAYDKGRLMGAFAEQCASSYEFSRESQDAFAVESLRRAQRANDDGSFAWEIAPVTVQGRKGDTVIARDEQPFKANIEKIPSLKPAFAKDGTVTAANSSSISDGAAALVMMLESTAKRLGVTPLARVVGHSTFAQQPALFTTAPVGAIRKLFEKNGWRSGGVDLYEINEAFAVVAMAAMREHDLPHDKVNVNGGACALGHPIGASGARILVTLLAALKARGLKRGVASLCIGGGEATAMGIELV